In the Magnetospira sp. QH-2 genome, one interval contains:
- a CDS encoding DUF2946 family protein, with amino-acid sequence MSKHGTHRGDRHRIAAWFTTWAFMVQVLVPFAMGIPVADAANGPSYLVICKAFGPPEIQPTGNPPTENRADLSDCPVCTTVAFSGDLVVPDRIPFPAVSQQATAGSSLWAETPKSSPRGARPPVRGPPAVF; translated from the coding sequence ATGAGCAAGCACGGCACCCATCGGGGCGACCGTCACCGGATCGCCGCTTGGTTCACCACCTGGGCCTTCATGGTTCAAGTGCTGGTGCCGTTTGCCATGGGTATCCCCGTGGCCGATGCGGCCAACGGTCCTTCTTATTTGGTTATTTGCAAGGCCTTCGGTCCGCCGGAAATCCAACCCACCGGCAATCCGCCGACCGAAAACAGAGCCGACCTGTCCGACTGCCCGGTTTGTACCACCGTTGCCTTTTCCGGCGACCTGGTGGTCCCGGACCGAATCCCTTTCCCTGCCGTTTCCCAGCAGGCTACCGCCGGGAGCAGCTTGTGGGCCGAGACCCCGAAATCCAGCCCACGCGGTGCCCGCCCGCCGGTGCGCGGGCCGCCCGCCGTCTTCTGA